In Caloenas nicobarica isolate bCalNic1 chromosome 5, bCalNic1.hap1, whole genome shotgun sequence, a single genomic region encodes these proteins:
- the CFL2 gene encoding cofilin-2 — translation MASGVTVNDEVIKVFNDMKVRKSSTPEEIKKRKKAVLFCLSDDKKQIIVEESKQILVGDIGDTVEDPYTAFVKLLPLNDCRYALYDATYETKESKKEDLVFIFWAPESAPLKSKMIYASSKDAIKKKFTGIKHEWQVNGLDDIKDRSTLGEKLGGNVVVSLEGKPL, via the exons ATG GCTTCTGGAGTAACAGTGAATGATGAAGTCATAAAGGTTTTTAATGACATGAAAGTAAGGAAATCTTCAACCccagaagagattaaaaaaagaaagaaagccGTTCTCTTCTGCTTAAGTGATgacaaaaaacaaataattgtaGAGGAGTCAAAGCAGATATTGGTTGGTGACATTGGAGATACTGTGGAGGACCCCTATACAGCCTTTGTAAAGTTGCTACCTTTGAATGATTGCCGATACGCTTTGTATGATGCCACATACGAGACAAAGGAATCTAAGAAAGAAGACCTGGTATTTATATTCTG ggCTCCTGAAAGTGCACctttaaaaagcaagatgaTCTACGCAAGCTCTAAAGAtgccattaaaaagaaatttacaG GTATTAAACATGAGTGGCAAGTAAATGGTTTGGATGATATTAAGGACCGTTCAACACTTGGAGAGAAATTGGGAGGCAACGTGGTAGTTTCACTTGAAGGAAAACCCTTATAA